The following are from one region of the Nicotiana tomentosiformis chromosome 7, ASM39032v3, whole genome shotgun sequence genome:
- the LOC104110566 gene encoding protein FAR-RED IMPAIRED RESPONSE 1-like has product MENEFTEDDVVVGPISGIRFRDNDYLFAFYKEHARLKGFSIVKRNSNKKGGDTARYITYCCDRARIRKTKFTTKSNNCKARLTVVLDDSGCWRVSKVVRDHNHDLLPSISRLMTRHRSVFYSLKRDLVAHDRSGITPSKNIRLAEVQRGGLQNLGCTPKDCRNFILKSRNFEMQEGDAQSLLNFFREMQVKDMEFFYSIDVDNIGRLRNVVWEQFHDAICFDTTYLVNRYNMPCATFVGINHHRQSILLGCALMSHEDINSYKLVFRTWLDAMGNVHPDAIITDQCQSIKPAIAEVMPHTIHRYCIWHIFSKLPLYLSGVRPSKIARGEFKSMVLDSITVEVFERKWTKYIAKYNLHTRNWFNKFYSKKEKWVPVYLDVYFWAGMLSTQRSEGMHAFFDGYITRQNTLRMFVHQYELAIRAKHEKELKAEYRSKDFQIVCESLFKWEEQHIPKRIYKHLPEINNTVLLQYGGKEWFVGMTIGERRWLKDG; this is encoded by the exons ATGGAGAATGAATTCACTGAAGATGATGTGGTTGTAGGTCCAATCTCTGGAATTCGATTTAGAGATAACGATTATTTGTTTGCATTCTACAAAGAACATGCACGATTAAAAGGATTCTCCATCGTCAAACGAAATTCTAACAAGAAGGGTGGTGACACTGCCAGGTACATAACTTATTGTTGTGATAGGGCTAGGATTCGCAAAACCAAGTTTACCACCAAGAGTAACAATTGTAAAGCTAGGCTCACTGTTGTTTTGGATGATTCTGGTTGTTGGCGCGTCTCTAAGGTTGTTCGCGATCACAATCATGATTTGCTTCCTTCCATATCGCGCCTGATGACTAGACATAGGTCCGTTTTTTATTCTTTGAAGAGGGATCTTGTAGCTCACGATCGATCTGGCATTACACCCTCCAAGAATATTAGACTTGCTGAGGTTCAACGTGGTGGACTGCAAAATTTGGGTTGCACTCCAAaagattgtagaaattttattttaaagagtAGGAATTTTGAAATGCAAGAAGGGGACGCACAGTCACTGCTCAACTTTTTTCGTGAAATGCAAGTTAAGGATATGGAGTTTTTCTATTCAATAGACGTTGATAATATTGGTAGGCTGCGAAATGTGGTATGGGAGCAATTCCATGATGCGATATGCTTTGATACGACGTACCTTGTGAATCGATATAATATGCCATGTGCTACATTTGTTGGCATCAATCACCATAGACAGTCCATCTTACTGGGATGTGCTCTCATGTCTCATGAAGATATCAATAGTTATAAATTAGTTTTTAGAACTTGGCTTGATGCCATGGGAAATGTTCATCCAGATGCGATCATAACTGACCAGTGTCAGAGCATTAAGCCAGCCATTGCTGAAGTGATGCCACATACAATACATAGGTATTGTATTTGGCATATATTTTCAAAGTTGCCTCTTTACTTAAGTGGTGTTCGTCCTTCTAAAATTGCACGTGGAGAATTTAAATCCATGGTCCTTGATAGCATTACTGTTGAAGTTTTTGAGAGAAAATGGACAAAATATATCGCAAAGTATAATTTGCATACACGGAATTGGTTCAACAAGTTTTACTCTAAGAAGGAAAAATGGGTTCCTGTGTACCTTGATGTATATTTTTGGGCTGGTATGCTATCTACGCAAAGAAGTGAGGGGATGCATGCGTTCTTTGATGGATATATTACCCGTCAAAACACTCTTAGGATGTTTGTTCACCAGTATGAGTTAGCTATAAGAGCTAAGCATGAGAAAGAGTTGAAAGCGGAATACAGGTCAAAGGACTTTCAAATTGTGTGTGAGTCATTGTTCAAGTGGGAGGAGCAG CATATTCCAAAACGAATCTACAAGCATCTTCCTGAAATAAATAACACCGTGCTTCTTCAATATGGTGGCAAAGAGTGGTTTGTAGGAATGACTATTGGTGAACGAAGATGGCTCAAAGACGGCTGA